Proteins encoded in a region of the Ursus arctos isolate Adak ecotype North America unplaced genomic scaffold, UrsArc2.0 scaffold_2, whole genome shotgun sequence genome:
- the LOC113249618 gene encoding T-cell surface glycoprotein CD1a-like isoform X1: protein MLFLQLVLFVVLLPGGGSEDAFQEPISVQIILTTSFYNCSSMQNQGSAWLDELQTHAWDNKTGAFIFLQHWYKGKLCSKELTEVEELFSSYYIGFPLKFQDHGSQWQFEYPFQVQLALGCELRFGEASVGFMRIAYQGSDLVSFQSMSWWPSPEGGSRAQQVCRVFNQDHEDNELMHTFIIDYCPRYLSSLLDAGKADLQRQVRPEAWLSAGPSPGPGRLLLVCHVSGFYPKPVWVMWMRGEQEQRGTQRGDVLPHADGTWYLRMSLDVKAREAAGLSCRVRHSSLGGQDMVLYWEQPHSMGLVFLAVIVPLVLLAGLALWLRKRWKTPWRPQCTDLRSERDPSSPGSSTYPNPAQR, encoded by the exons ATGCTGTTCCTGCAACTTGTGTTGTTCGTGGTTCTCCTCCCAGGTGGTGGCAGTGAAGATG CCTTCCAGGAGCCAATCTCTGTCCAAATTATCCTGACCACATCCTTTTACAACTGTTCCTCGATGCAAAATCAAGGCTCAGCTTGGCTGGACGAGCTGCAGACTCATGCCTGGGACAACAAGACTGgagctttcattttccttcagcaTTGGTACAAGGGAAAATTATGCAGCAAGGAGCTGACGGAAGTGGAAGAGTTATTCTCTTCATACTACATTGGATTTCCTCTGAAATTTCAAGATCATGGCAGCCAATGGCAGTTTGAAT ATCCCTTCCAGGTACAGCTGGCGTTAGGCTGTGAACTGCGCTTTGGAGAAGCATCAGTTGGCTTCATGAGGATTGCTTATCAAGGATCAGATCTCGTGAGTTTCCAGAGCATGTCATGGTGGCCATCTCCAGAGGGAGGAAGTAGGGCTCAGCAGGTCTGCAGAGTATTCAATCAGGACCATGAAGATAATGAATTAATGCATACGTTCATCATAGACTACTGTCCCCGCTATCTCTCAAGTCTTCTTGATGCAGGGAAGGCTGATCTCCAGCGACAAG TGAGGCCAGAGGCCTGGCTGTCCGCTGGCCCCAGTCCGGGTCCTGGGCGTCTGCTGCTGGTGTGCCACGTCTCTGGCTTCTACCCCAAGCCCGTGTGGGTGATGTGGATGCGGGGTgagcaggagcagcggggcacccAGCGAGGCGACGTCCTGCCCCATGCTGATGGCACGTGGTATCTTCGGATGTCCTTGGATGTGAAAGCCAGGGAGGCAGCTGGCCTGTCCTGCCGAGTGAGACACAGCAGTCTAGGAGGCCAGGACATGGTCCTCTACTGGG AGCAGCCCCACTCCATGGGCTTGGTCTTCCTGGCGGTGATAGTGCCCCTGGTGCTTCTGGCAGGTCTGGCGTTGTGGCTCCGGAAGCGCTG GAAAACGCCCTGGAGACCTCAGTGTACTGACCTCCGTTCTGAGCGAGATCCCAGCAGCCCAGGCTCCAGTACTTACCCAAACCCAGCTCAGCGGTGA
- the LOC113249618 gene encoding T-cell surface glycoprotein CD1a-like isoform X2: MVRPLTLPCGCTSFQEPISVQIILTTSFYNCSSMQNQGSAWLDELQTHAWDNKTGAFIFLQHWYKGKLCSKELTEVEELFSSYYIGFPLKFQDHGSQWQFEYPFQVQLALGCELRFGEASVGFMRIAYQGSDLVSFQSMSWWPSPEGGSRAQQVCRVFNQDHEDNELMHTFIIDYCPRYLSSLLDAGKADLQRQVRPEAWLSAGPSPGPGRLLLVCHVSGFYPKPVWVMWMRGEQEQRGTQRGDVLPHADGTWYLRMSLDVKAREAAGLSCRVRHSSLGGQDMVLYWEQPHSMGLVFLAVIVPLVLLAGLALWLRKRWKTPWRPQCTDLRSERDPSSPGSSTYPNPAQR; this comes from the exons ATGGTGAGACCTCTGACTCTGCCCTGTGGGTGCACAT CCTTCCAGGAGCCAATCTCTGTCCAAATTATCCTGACCACATCCTTTTACAACTGTTCCTCGATGCAAAATCAAGGCTCAGCTTGGCTGGACGAGCTGCAGACTCATGCCTGGGACAACAAGACTGgagctttcattttccttcagcaTTGGTACAAGGGAAAATTATGCAGCAAGGAGCTGACGGAAGTGGAAGAGTTATTCTCTTCATACTACATTGGATTTCCTCTGAAATTTCAAGATCATGGCAGCCAATGGCAGTTTGAAT ATCCCTTCCAGGTACAGCTGGCGTTAGGCTGTGAACTGCGCTTTGGAGAAGCATCAGTTGGCTTCATGAGGATTGCTTATCAAGGATCAGATCTCGTGAGTTTCCAGAGCATGTCATGGTGGCCATCTCCAGAGGGAGGAAGTAGGGCTCAGCAGGTCTGCAGAGTATTCAATCAGGACCATGAAGATAATGAATTAATGCATACGTTCATCATAGACTACTGTCCCCGCTATCTCTCAAGTCTTCTTGATGCAGGGAAGGCTGATCTCCAGCGACAAG TGAGGCCAGAGGCCTGGCTGTCCGCTGGCCCCAGTCCGGGTCCTGGGCGTCTGCTGCTGGTGTGCCACGTCTCTGGCTTCTACCCCAAGCCCGTGTGGGTGATGTGGATGCGGGGTgagcaggagcagcggggcacccAGCGAGGCGACGTCCTGCCCCATGCTGATGGCACGTGGTATCTTCGGATGTCCTTGGATGTGAAAGCCAGGGAGGCAGCTGGCCTGTCCTGCCGAGTGAGACACAGCAGTCTAGGAGGCCAGGACATGGTCCTCTACTGGG AGCAGCCCCACTCCATGGGCTTGGTCTTCCTGGCGGTGATAGTGCCCCTGGTGCTTCTGGCAGGTCTGGCGTTGTGGCTCCGGAAGCGCTG GAAAACGCCCTGGAGACCTCAGTGTACTGACCTCCGTTCTGAGCGAGATCCCAGCAGCCCAGGCTCCAGTACTTACCCAAACCCAGCTCAGCGGTGA